In a genomic window of Oncorhynchus keta strain PuntledgeMale-10-30-2019 chromosome 28, Oket_V2, whole genome shotgun sequence:
- the LOC118360438 gene encoding CD276 antigen homolog isoform X1, with protein MIYWMQAAVRLPRKGLVLCLFLALHLAVSKVDNRVLVVGSTDPVRGIVGRDVILPCFLRPTTSAVEESVEWQRPVLEPKEVHLYRDRSDDNVIQYPSYSVRTSLFREELKNGNVSLKLTNVKLSDAGNYTCYIPTLGHQKTTIELYVGEDGTPSSSLQPTQPLLKDQSGKVRGAAPRPWLSIVRTKDKEVVLKCEAEGLVYKPELVLLNSKGTLLPADEPTERPMDSEGLYTVTRYFTVQKTATNVFTCRVQQLEIKHMRETQIHVPDKIFQEEYPLGWKVGIGFLGAVVGGVVGAVVVFLFMRRNAEETNSGHAAGCNRNAVPLVPLLHNFNVNGLPNGVRVSQPGEWDSQHILD; from the exons ATGATTTATTGGATGCAAGCGGCAGTCAGGCTGCCTCGCAAAGGATTGGTGCTCTGTCTGTTCCTGGCACTCCATTTGGCTGTCTCCAAGGTGGATAATAGAG TTCTTGTTGTTGGTTCAACGGACCCTGTTCGTGGCATAGTTGGCAGGGATGTCATCTTGCCTTGTTTCCTGAGACCTACCACGAGTGCTGTTGAAGAGTCCGTAGAGTGGCAGAGACCAGTTCTAGAGCCAAAAGAGGTGCATTTGTACCGAGACCGTAGTGATGACAATGTGATCCAGTATCCATCCTACAGTGTTAGGACGTCACTGTTCAGGGAAGAACTGAAGAACGGCAACGTCTCACTAAAGCTGACCAATGTGAAACTCTCTGATGCTGGAAATTACACCTGTTACATACCAACGTTAGGCCACCAGAAAACCACCATTGAACTCTATGTCGGCG AGGATGGGACTCCTTCATCCTCCCTCCAACCCACCCAACCACTCCTGAAAGACCAATCAGGGAAAGTCAGGG GTGCAGCCCCTCGGCCATGGCTTTCCATTGTGAGAACCAAAGACAAGGAAGTGGTCCTGAAGTGTGAGGCTGAAGGGTTAGTCTACAAGCCTGAGTTGGTGTTGCTGAACAGTAAGGGAACCCTCCTCCCTGCTGATGAACCTACAGAGAGACCCATGGACTCCGAGGGCTTGTACACAGTGACACGCTATTTCACTGTCCAGAAGACTGCCACCAATGTGTTCACCTGTCGAGTTCAACAGCTGGAGATCAAACACATGAGGGAGACACAGATTCATGTTCCAG ACAAAATATTTCAAGAGGAATACCCCTTGGGATGGAAAGTTGGAATTGGATTTCTAGGAGCTGTTGTAGGAGGTGTTGTAGGAGCTGTTGTAGTTTTTCTGTTCATGCGGAGAAACGCGGAAG AAACCAATAGTGGGCATGCAGCGGGATGTAACAGGAATGCTGTCCCCCTGGTTCCTCTTCTCCATAACTTCAATGTAAATGGCCTTCCTAATGGTGTGCGTGTGTCACAACCTGGAGAATGGGACAGCCAACATATCCTTGATTGA
- the LOC118360438 gene encoding myelin-oligodendrocyte glycoprotein-like isoform X2 has translation MIYWMQAAVRLPRKGLVLCLFLALHLAVSKVDNRVLVVGSTDPVRGIVGRDVILPCFLRPTTSAVEESVEWQRPVLEPKEVHLYRDRSDDNVIQYPSYSVRTSLFREELKNGNVSLKLTNVKLSDAGNYTCYIPTLGHQKTTIELYVGGAAPRPWLSIVRTKDKEVVLKCEAEGLVYKPELVLLNSKGTLLPADEPTERPMDSEGLYTVTRYFTVQKTATNVFTCRVQQLEIKHMRETQIHVPDKIFQEEYPLGWKVGIGFLGAVVGGVVGAVVVFLFMRRNAEETNSGHAAGCNRNAVPLVPLLHNFNVNGLPNGVRVSQPGEWDSQHILD, from the exons ATGATTTATTGGATGCAAGCGGCAGTCAGGCTGCCTCGCAAAGGATTGGTGCTCTGTCTGTTCCTGGCACTCCATTTGGCTGTCTCCAAGGTGGATAATAGAG TTCTTGTTGTTGGTTCAACGGACCCTGTTCGTGGCATAGTTGGCAGGGATGTCATCTTGCCTTGTTTCCTGAGACCTACCACGAGTGCTGTTGAAGAGTCCGTAGAGTGGCAGAGACCAGTTCTAGAGCCAAAAGAGGTGCATTTGTACCGAGACCGTAGTGATGACAATGTGATCCAGTATCCATCCTACAGTGTTAGGACGTCACTGTTCAGGGAAGAACTGAAGAACGGCAACGTCTCACTAAAGCTGACCAATGTGAAACTCTCTGATGCTGGAAATTACACCTGTTACATACCAACGTTAGGCCACCAGAAAACCACCATTGAACTCTATGTCGGCG GTGCAGCCCCTCGGCCATGGCTTTCCATTGTGAGAACCAAAGACAAGGAAGTGGTCCTGAAGTGTGAGGCTGAAGGGTTAGTCTACAAGCCTGAGTTGGTGTTGCTGAACAGTAAGGGAACCCTCCTCCCTGCTGATGAACCTACAGAGAGACCCATGGACTCCGAGGGCTTGTACACAGTGACACGCTATTTCACTGTCCAGAAGACTGCCACCAATGTGTTCACCTGTCGAGTTCAACAGCTGGAGATCAAACACATGAGGGAGACACAGATTCATGTTCCAG ACAAAATATTTCAAGAGGAATACCCCTTGGGATGGAAAGTTGGAATTGGATTTCTAGGAGCTGTTGTAGGAGGTGTTGTAGGAGCTGTTGTAGTTTTTCTGTTCATGCGGAGAAACGCGGAAG AAACCAATAGTGGGCATGCAGCGGGATGTAACAGGAATGCTGTCCCCCTGGTTCCTCTTCTCCATAACTTCAATGTAAATGGCCTTCCTAATGGTGTGCGTGTGTCACAACCTGGAGAATGGGACAGCCAACATATCCTTGATTGA
- the LOC118361327 gene encoding zinc finger protein 239-like isoform X2, producing the protein MLSDSLQLSLAVSEEEVLPEQQHCEPEWSPSLGQEDPEPTQIKEEQEEVRTSQKEEQLQGLEADIIEFQFTPSCAKSECDQEDPLWSLTLPQTQTVENRESDPKHFATVTHLKGFDIPCDPPDNQSNTSSHSSAKSSDPLGHDSSQPLDPNLPMGEHCSKPSTISIKAYRCRDCGKTFPLKAGLQRHVNLDKKRLSECHFCKKQYNSTCKLKAHARLCHGGKPSTCPFCGKTFKHKGHLSRHMSIHTGEKPFSCGDCGKSFNQKGGLGRHILTHTGEKPFSCHFCCKSFRQKRDLRRHILIHTGEKPYSCGDCGKGFIRKEHLTAHMRTHTGE; encoded by the coding sequence acTCCCTGcagctctctctcgctgtctctgaaGAGGAGGTTCTCCCTGAGCAGCAGCACTGTGAGCCGGAGTGGAGCCCCAGTCTGGGGCAGGAGGACCCCGAGCCCACACAGAttaaagaggaacaggaggaagtCAGGACCAGTCAGAAGGAAGAGCAGCTTCAAGGGCTGGAGGCTGATATCATAGAGTTCCAATTCACTCCTTCCTGTGCGAAAAGTGAATGTGATCAGGAGGACCCACTTTGGTCCTTGACTCTTCCCCAAACCCAGActgtggagaacagagagagtgacCCTAAACATTTTGCCACTGTGACCCACCTAAAGGGTTTTGATATTCCCTGTGACCCTCCAGATAATCAAAGCAATACGTCCAGCCACAGCTCAGCCAAAAGCAGCGACCCACTAGGACATGACAGCAGCCAACCATTGGATCCGAACCTACCAATGGGGGAACATTGTTCCAAACCCAGCACCATATCTATAAAAGCTTACCGCTGCCGGGACTGTGGCAAAACGTTTCCTCTGAAAGCGGGCTTGCAGAGGCATGTGAATCTCGACAAGAAGAGGCTCAGTGAATGCCACTTCTGCAAAAAACAGTACAACTCCACCTGTAAACTGAAGGCCCATGCCCGACTATGTCACGGTGGGAAACCCAGCACCTGCCCCTTCTGTGGCAAGACCTTCAAACACAAAGGACATCTGTCTAGGCACATGAGTATTCACACGggagagaaaccatttagctgtggtgactgtgggaagagcttcAATCAGAAGGGGGGCCTAGGAAGACATAtactgactcacacaggagagaaaccttttagCTGTCATTTTTGCTGTAAAAGCTTCAGGCAGAAGCGGGATCTAAGGAGGCATATACtgattcacacaggagagaaaccatataGCTGTGGCGACTGCGGTAAAGGCTTCATTCGCAAGGAGCACCTAACTGCACATATGCGGACTCACACAGGAGAGTAG